CAAATAAAAACACTCCTAGGATTTTTTAATAGTTTTGATGAAAAATTAGTATTAGATTTTTATgtgttattaaaatttattaggcagtttttatttatttaaattttaattaaaatcttttatattttatatattattatatatttcattCATCTCacaattactttttatttttaaaataataaataatgaaacaTTACTATTAAAAACGTCAATTACATTAACATTCTcggtatttattaaaaatctcaatttaattagtattttttaaaataaacattaattttataaattattttaatttcacactactttaataaatatttttttaaatcattttaataattatccttgaaaaaaatttaaagaggaGAGAGATGtgtgattaaattttaattttgtcttTTCTCCTTCAATCTCTCAAGGTCTAAGGTGAATATAGAATAGAGTGTGAAATCTTAATTTTCATTCCAGATTCTTAAATCCACTTTcccatttaatatttttcttttttcttttcctcataATCACCcctttaatatttttctttgatCGTCTTAGTTATGTAATCTTCTGTAATTTGCTGCTGTTATTGTCTTAGAATACTTTAACAATTCTGGTAGCCCAGGCAGCCGTTCATCCTTTGCTCACACAATATATACTAATCTTACAGAAAATACAAATCTTAGttcagcaaataattttaatggtCACTGGTTTTTGTTATTAATTAGCAAAATTGTGGCCATGGGATTTGACGAGAAGTTTATTAAGACATGAGAATACTATTTCGATTATTGTGCAGCTGGATTTAGGACATATACGTTGAGAAATTATCAGATAAAACTAATTAACAATGTATTAGTATAAATGTTAATTTCTGTTATATGtcgttaatttaattatttatcaataaaCAAATGAGATAATTACTATGCATGCAGGTTGTATTCTCTCGTACTGGAATTATTAAGACATTGTTGTATCCACACAAAGGATTTCCATCGGCATATGCTCACAGTCTTCCACACAACCCTAATCAACCAAATCAATTGGATTCTCTTCTTTTTATACAAACTTTAAGTGTATTAGCACTGAAAACACTTAATAATTTCTATTTCTAACAGTTAATTCAGTTTAGAAATATCAAGTTTGTTCatcattttgaattaaataaaaagtgaatctaaaaatttatttgagtttggAATGTTtcattttacataaaattttgtaaatataGACTCTTTGTTAACCCATCTAATCAATGGTAAGCTTACACATACCTATTGAAGGATGGGATTAATTATGCAGTTTCGCAAAAAGCCAAACGTGTCATAATCGTGCATTTAAAATCCTCACCTCACCTGTGATCCAATCCTTCAGGTGGAAAAAACGccgtttaatatttatttattaaaatcaattaaaatatatttaacattGTTTTCATTTTTCGGTTCTATAAGGTGAAAGCtacttttttctttaaattatgtgaaaggaaaaaaatatttttatttaatttatttgtaaaattatatttattgttacATGTTAAAgtgattattttaaattttcacttttataaggtgaaagtatatttttattttaattgaattataataaaagaaaaacttaaagaatttaagtatgaaaagattaataaatttaaatttatataagttttataaataatttatataataaatatttaaaatcaattataaaaatgagtttttattttgagcaaaagaacttttttttaaataacttctaaatatagataaagaaaaaaaaaattttttttgaagtTATTTTCAGTAAGAGAAATGGAGGCTTAAATTCTTATTCAAAGAATGCATGGATACAAGGGAATTTACCTTGAGAGCACCTGACGAATTAACAGTACATGATTCCCAAAAGATATAAATTGCATATTCGAATATTTTTTCAGGGAGCCCATTCAAGACAGATTTTAAAAGCGATCACTGCCATTGTCATCCATTGTTCCATCTTGAGCGTTATCATATAATTGAAGGTGAGCTTCTTAGCGTAGCATATAGCTTTTCAACTTGTGTGTAGCTCACGATCGATCTGATAACGTCTACTTCTGTGAACTGTAGCATGGCCGCTTCAGAAAGCTTTGATTCAGTGAGAAATCAAGTACACAAGGCACCCTCCATGTTGGAAACTCTAGGCCGACGTACTGTTACTAGATTTCTGGGATCCTTCATCTCCACTGGCTGCTTAATGTAATTTCCACTTCTGTTAGGCTTTTGCTTATCATATCACGTTATATTAAAAACCAACCTAATCTGATCAGAATAATTTTCATATGACGTTTGAAGTCCACAAAATTTATGTACTGAACTTgatctttatatatattatctGATAATGTACTTTTTGCCATTTCTCAGCTTGCAGGAAGCAGGTGGCACAGATCTCACTTTTGAGGGAAGTGGAGCAAAATGTTCCCTAAAAGTACATTTGAAAATTCGCAGTCCCCAGTTTTATTGGAAGGCATGGCTCTTTCTTCATAAATTGTATACCAGAAAATAATATTACAGAGAATTCGCACCGCATTAACAAGGACGTGAAAATTTTTTGGCAGGTGATGACACGGGCAGATGTAGGTCTTGCAGATGCTTATATCGATGGAGATTTTTCCTTTGCTGATGCGGGTGAAGGCCTCGTAAATCTTATCATGGTGAGATATGCTATTGCTccgtttttcttttcttttattttctcctttataaaaaaaaagaaaaaagttatttGCTTTTCATCtccaattttaatcaatttgcaGTTACTGATTGCCAATCAATCTGCTTCAAAATCCAACAAGAAAAGGTACAACTACCAATATGATTAAGTAGTTCTCGTTGTTGGATATTTGTATGTTAAATATTCAAGTTGGGATGGACTTCAGGGGTTGGTGGACGCCGTCGTTATTCACAGCTACCTTTGCATCCGCCAAGTTGGCGTACCAGCGTGTTTTAAGGCAAAATACTCTTACACAAGCTCGCAGGAACATCTCTCGTCACTACGACCTGGTATCAGATCATTATTCGTTTATGCCAGGATAAAACTGGGCTCAGGAGAATTTCTCAACTTTAAGCTTTATTTCTAACGTTGTGGTTCGTGTTTCCAGAGTAGTGACATGTTTGCTCTGTTCATGGGTGAAACCATGTCATACTCCACTGGAATCTTTAAGGTAAACAAGTAATCTCATCTATCCATTTATGATACTATTTATTTATGAGTGTATTTATTTGTTCATAGACGGAAGATGAAGACTTGCAAACAGCACAGATGAGGAAAATTTCTATTCTGATTGAAAAAGTGAGCTCAATCCACgattattttatcaattttctttttagaGTTTTACGTGGTGTTAATTTACACATGTACCCATTCTTCACCTGGAACCAATCTAGGCAAGAATTGAGCCGAAGCAGGAAGTTCTGGACATAGGTTGTGGGTGGGGAACCTTTGGCATTGAAGTCGTGAAACGAACTGGATGTAAATACACTGGCATTACTTTGTCTGAGGAACAGCTGAAATTTGCAGAGAAGAAAGTGAAGGAAGCTGGCTTACAGGTATGTGTCGAGGCATAGAGTACAACTGTATTACCTTAATATATATCTTTAAATCCTTAATatatctttatttaaaaaacttacgACCAATTCTTATTGTCAGGACCATATCAGCCTTCAACTTTGCGACTATCGTCAATTGCCTGAAACTACTAAATACGATAGAATCATATCTTGGTGAGTTCAATCGATATCCACAAAAATATTTGCAGCTGAGCATATCAAGTGAAACAAAATTTACAGTTAGAATGGTGCGTGTTTTCAGTGAAATGATAGAGCATGTTGGACATGAATACATGGAGGAGTTCTTTGGTTGCTGCGACAAATTATTGTCAGAAGACGGACTTTTTGTTCTACAGGTAATGCCATAATGGAATCAATTACAAACACAACAACTAACTTATTCTGGGTGCTAATTACATAACTAAGACGATCACAGCAGCAAATTACAGAAGATTCCCAAAAGAGAGAGattctgaaatttttatttCCCCTCAGTTTATATCAGTTCCAGATGAATATTACGAGGAGTACAGGCGGAGTGCAGGTTTTATTGGGGAATATATATTCCCTGGTGGATGCCTGCCTTCATTCAGCCGGGTAATATCAGCCATGAATGCTGCCTCAAGGCTCTGGTATGACTCACTATTCAAATAGGCTGCTACTTATTCTTTCTAAttgtaacaaaataatattcTCTTCTGCAGTGTGGAGCATGTGGAAAATATAGGAAGTCATTACTACCATACTTTGAGACGCTGGAGAGAAAATTTCTTGGACAACCAGACGtaaacatattattatattttcacaTCTCATgtcaacaataaaataaataatctgACATATTACAGAAAATACAAACAAACATATGAGATATATTATAATCTTAGTTTAGCAAATGATTTTAATGGTCACTGGTTTTTGTTATTAATTAGCAAAATTCTGGCCATGGGATTTGACGAGAAGTTCATTAGGACATGGGAATACTACTTCGATTACTGTGCAGCTGGATTTAGGACATATACACTCGGAGATTATCAGGTAAAACTAATTAACGATGTATTAGTATACATGTTAAATTTATCAATGAACAAATGAAgtaattatgatgcatgcaggTTGTATTCTCTCGGACTGGAAACATTGAGACATTGGGGTATCCATACAAAGGATTTCCATCAGCATATGCTCACTTGTCTTCCACACAAGGCTAATCAACCAATTCAGTTGTGTTCTCTTTTTTATACCCTCAAGTTCAAAGAAGAATTGTTGGGGTGGATGAGAATTTTCATATGTGTAATCAAATAAGAAATAATTGGGCAATTTCAtgatatttttctattaaagtAAGTGGGTATATATACAGATTACAAGACCTTGTTAAAACAACTCCTAATAAtcctctatcaatcaattagtctatgattatataatctcttatgattatgtattatgttcacactctaacactccccgtcaagttggatcataaatatttatcatgttAAAATTGTTAGAAAGATATTTTATTTGAGGcccatttaaaattttggtgaATAGATCACCTAATTAGTCTCCTGTTTTCACATAACTAGtggagattaaattttcttaaattttctcACGGATGAAATGACAATCAACTTCAATATACTTATTT
The genomic region above belongs to Manihot esculenta cultivar AM560-2 chromosome 3, M.esculenta_v8, whole genome shotgun sequence and contains:
- the LOC110610484 gene encoding tuberculostearic acid methyltransferase UfaA1 yields the protein MAASESFDSVRNQVHKAPSMLETLGRRTVTRFLGSFISTGCLILQEAGGTDLTFEGSGAKCSLKVHLKIRSPQFYWKVMTRADVGLADAYIDGDFSFADAGEGLVNLIMLLIANQSASKSNKKRGWWTPSLFTATFASAKLAYQRVLRQNTLTQARRNISRHYDLSSDMFALFMGETMSYSTGIFKTEDEDLQTAQMRKISILIEKARIEPKQEVLDIGCGWGTFGIEVVKRTGCKYTGITLSEEQLKFAEKKVKEAGLQDHISLQLCDYRQLPETTKYDRIISCEMIEHVGHEYMEEFFGCCDKLLSEDGLFVLQFISVPDEYYEEYRRSAGFIGEYIFPGGCLPSFSRVISAMNAASRLCVEHVENIGSHYYHTLRRWRENFLDNQTKILAMGFDEKFIRTWEYYFDYCAAGFRTYTLGDYQVVFSRTGNIETLGYPYKGFPSAYAHLSSTQG